The Anguilla rostrata isolate EN2019 chromosome 2, ASM1855537v3, whole genome shotgun sequence genome contains the following window.
TCTTTGCCTGTCTCACAATGCTGCTGAATTCTATCCATCCATGCTAAACGTAAATAACGTTTATATTAATACTGCTAGCACTTCTTAAGTGTAATTTGCACataatcttaaaataaataattttgtgatTCAACAGCATTTCATAGTTGGCACCTGCTCAAATCCAAGTCATAGTTataattttttcataaattccAAACAACACAATGTAAACTTctagtaaaataacaaaatcatATGTGATAATTTTGCTTTTATAAGGGATGGGGCCCTATATACCAAAATAGATATCTGATTCAATTTTTCAAGACTACTTcatctgaaaaatatgtaagctattaaatacaaatacaatatattatatatatatatataaaatattacattcttCAAAACATTAAGTTTTGTTTATGTCtcttttaatgaaaacatgtgaGGTACATGCATGACAAGATAAACTTTCAAAGTGTAGcacatttagcagaagctccaATTAAAGCACTTGGACCTATTCTGTTGGGGTGCAGTGATGTACATTGAGCTCAACATCAGctattgaaatattatttattttttctgttctttaccTCTTAAAAACACCAATGTAACATTATGTTCTTGTTGCAACATTAGACTAAATATGTGCTCTTTAGATCTGGAAAACGGAGAGCTAATTTCCATGGcttttttgaatgtgtgttgacagaacattacaggcattttagctGACTTTCATATCCAGAGTGATTAAtacaacttgtttttttttgttttttttcaatgcacCATTAACTGCTAAGCAATAGTGCATATCAGTTTTATGTCTTACTATCTCACATTTCCAtcaacagaaacaggaaattgcTCTGTTTCCGTGCACAGCATAAATTGTGTAGCTCTACAGCTCGTATAGTGGAGGACTCGACATAGATTTTGGTGGAGAACTGATATTTACGGGAATCAAAATGGCCATTCATTCTGGATTGTGTGCCCTCATAATGATATTCTTCATTGGTAAGCATTTCCTACATGTTGGTATTTTGTCTCTGTAAAGTTGTTGTATGTAATCTTGCACTATAGTTATGTCAGAATTCAGAACTGCATGGCAATAAATCATAGGATCTGTTGAAATGCAGGTCTTCATAACAGTTTCGAATTGGCTTAGGAATGGATGAACTAAGATGTGAATTATATATTGTAATTGTAGCACAGGTGAGAActcaattttattttgcagtgatGACTGGGGTCATCAAAGTAGGAACAATGCTATGAATAACAATGTTGACGGGGGTAGTTAGGTGGCCATGTGTAAAGTGTTTCGTGAGTATTTGTCTTGGACACCGGTGTTAATACTCCTACTCTTTTGCAAAGAGCCATTAGATCTTTAGTGGCCTCATTGAATCAGGACCTCATCTCACCGCATTTAAGGATGACACTTTCTAAGGCACAGTGAACCAATCACTATTCTCCCGACTGACCCACTAACACCTCTTACAGTAGCAAGTTACTTTACCAAGTGCTATTTGAGCACACAGTGCCTAGCTTTTGCGCTTTTATATGAGAAGGTTAAAGGGCTATGTGACTGCTGGCACCCTGACAAAATTCAGAGCATAATTCATCTGAATACCCGTGCGATCTGTCACTCGTCTGCCATGATATGTGCTTACATGCGTAGTATTTGACTGGCTATACTTTCCTTATCTctcataaatgaaaaatgatcagCTATTGTACCGGAAGACAGTATGAGAGCATTAAAACAACATCAAGTGCAACATGCGAAGAGgtcaacacttttttttctctcatggGTGTTATCACGATGGTCCATCTGCTCTTGCCTTTACTCAGAATTAAAGGCTAACCGCACTTCCTGTCCTTATCTGATATCTACGGAGGCTATTTCACTTGTGCCTGAACTTCCTTCTCAGTTTAACAAACTGAGAGCAGCAGTTACAAAGTTTACTGGCATATACCTACAATAACTGCACAGTCTCATCCATAACTCTCTGTGAATTAATTGTAGCTCAGTACAGTTGTTATCAttactttaaatgtttaatcttattttcagaACTTACCCAGAATATTGCTACTGGTTTTGTTAGTCAGTGTTAACAACATAAAATGATTGCATCCAGGTCTATACtgtattgaaaataataataataataataataataataataataataataataataataataataataaactaatctaagtttttaacagaaataaaaaataggatTGGATTCAATACATTTTAGTCAAAAAAGGATTTAATACAGACTCTGTACCTCAGATTAAaactacaaaatgaaaaaattatgtgAAATCAGAAATTGCTGTATATGACATGAACAGTACTGAAGACTCAGTTGATGCTCAATTTGAATCATGGTCACTGTAGCCTCTCTATATGTGATACAGTAAAACGGATATTCAACTACAAAAACTACTTGGATAAATAATGATTATCTTGTGCACTGGTACACAGTACCAACACAGAACGAATGAAATATTTAGATGACTCAtcagctttaaaatggctggcaagaaaatacactgcaAGTAACCACAGAGTAGCTTGTACAGCAATTTTGTATTGAATGAACTTcccatatttatttcattgcatttgtggtagactgtatataattttggcaacacttcacaatatgGTCACATGAATtgacattaactaatgtagttttTAACTACTAATTACTGAAAAGTTCATCTGTACTgctattttaatgtatttgtgcATCATTAATTAACTATATTCATTAAcaccaattcatgtgaccttattgtaaagtatTGCCAGAATGCCTAAAGATGATTGTTTGTAGTACTTTTGTCAATATTTTGCAGATTGTGTGATGATCAAGGTCCATGGAAAAGACCCTAACAATGCAGATGAAAAAGGTAAAATATCAATCCTGGGTTGTCAGTAAATCCAGAGAACTGAATGTATAAGAACAATAGTCAGATGCCAATGAAAAGATGGAGTCAATGTTTACATTCTAAGATAGAAAAGCTCATTTTCACAGCTTTCTGCTGGAAgacaaacatgtacacaaagCTTACAACAATGTGTGGTTCCAATGTTGGAACATTTTTTTGACCTTTTGGGTTAATGATGAGAAAACATGTTGACCCACTAATAAAAACTTAAGGCTGAAACAGAAACATTGGACCACACTGGACAATTCTTTCTGGCCTGTCATCATATTAGCAGTGACCCCACAGGGTTTGTGTGATCTGTTACAGCTGGGCCAGTTAGTCAGTGTCCAATGGTGGTAGAGACATGATAGTATCTGCACATTGCAGgtctaattttgtttattttttgtctggtcaataatgaataatgttGTAAATTTGTACAGGAtgatattattgttattattattattattattagtagtagtagtagtagtagtagtagtagtagtagtttttatatatttgcttAATACATGTTTAAATAGTCAGCATTTTCGttgatactgtatatattgtttGTCCGCAGATTTCAAGTATGCTGCTATTGGTATTGGGATCGGGGCGTTTTTTTCCGTGTGTTTTGTGGCTATAAAGCTCTACATGCTTAGAAAGCACATCTTTGATAATGCCCTCTCAGGTAATGATGTTTTATGTATGATCTGTATGTATGATCCatatagtttgtgtgtgtctgtgtgtgtgtgcatgtgcgtgtgcgtgtgtgtgcgtgtatgtgtgtgtgtgtgtgtgtcacactttcaaattcattttttaaagaaaatgtactggTGGAGGTTCTGTGCTTCTTATTAGATCCAATCAGTTAACTGCATACTTTTACATGTACAGCGTGAATTCCCCTAATAGaaagaaatatttatatatttaagaatatatttaaggatattttttatatttcagaaaagtggaaatcataaaaaatgtatactttagTGCAGTTGTGGAATGGTTGAACCAATGTATTGTCCTTTGCGAACTGAAGTGCTGCTTGTGTGAAAGGTAGTGTTTTTATATTAGGCAAAAACCCTTAAGAAAGGTGTATCTGTTTAGATTGTGACTCAACAGCAAGACCATCTTCAAGGTAAGTCCAATGTCACAATGTAATTGTGTTTCTGCTGAACACAGTTGataaacataatataatatattgataATAGTGTCAATGGATTACAATATACTATTAGGTATGTATACTAGTTTTTGCACACAAGAATTGATGGGTGCTGGGTATTCCACATAGTGGAGGTGAAGAAAACATTGTGATTGGAAGTCATGCAATAGAAAACAGAATCCTCTGACTGTATCAGAACATCAACTATGCGAACCATATTCCTGCATTTGCCTTCTGACTGTCTTGGCTTGtctctttgttttactgttatGCATTTCAGAACCGTCGTTGTAGAGCTGAAGGCTGGTGAATCCCTCATGAACTAAGAGAGATGAAGTGAAAGGTGACACAGAGAACATTTTCATCTATGTACTTTTCACTAGCTCTCTAAAATGTATTTGggaattattttcattacatttaattcGGGATATGACTCCAAACTGAAATCTACCATCACTGACAAACACGTTTGCTTGCCACATTATTGAAACATTTGGAGTTGTTGTAACATTCAGTCAATTAGAGTCATTGGATCCTCTCCACGGTTTGACTCAGTGATTGGATTATTGTGGTTTTACAATGAACAACTgttatttctttgtgttttaatgtgttttaatcGTGACCTTCCAGTAAAATAATTCCCATTTGAGGTGGTTTTGTCCCAAAGAATATGTGATTATAAAAGGAGTAAGAACTTAATTTGTCAAAACAGATCAGTGTatacaaatgataaaaatcactGTGGAATAGTATGGTGTATCTtgtcctgtcacacacacccacacacacacacacacacaaacatatacatttaTGGGGAATATTGTCATATTGGGCTTTTATATGCAATGATGGCAACGTTTTAAATGAAGTAAGTCTGGTGGCATGTAAGTCATCCAGACATGCAGTAGAATAATTTGAAACAGACGGGGTGAAAATAGTTAGTCTTGAGTcaataaacacaaaagcagAGTTGGTGATTTGGTGTGGCAGGGTTGCTTGTTGTTGTTTGGCCCAAGCATCTGTTACCAGTCCCCTGTGGGAATAGACATTGACAATAGACATGAAATCATGTTTACACTTGATCCAGAACCACAAGCCAAACATACTGTGATGTTTACTTGGCCCAGATTCTGCTGGGATGCATTTGGAATTGACCCTAAGAGCAGAAACACGTATGGCCAATGAATGCCTCAGTGTCAATGTctctggggtcaggggtcaagggtcagggaTCAGGCCAAACAGTTGACAGGATGTCAGCAGGGTGGTGAGGAGCTCCCAGGCCGAGGGGTGGCTGAGGTTTGCTCGTTTTACCACGTCCCTTCTCCGCTGTTCAGAATTACAATTTAGATATAGGCCATTACCTTGCTTTGCCTGAGTTCCTTCTCCAGTTATGTTTGCTTATGACCATTCATAATGTATAATTACTTattcaaacaataaaatatagttCACAGAAAGCTCACactaaatattcaaatttaaaattctCTTTGACATAAGTATTTCTTCTAAAtggtttctttctctgtttagTGTGAAATGCTGTCCACAGCATAAGGGTATCATTCTTTGCATGGCGTTCATTCATTACAAGTCCCTGCGAAGGCAAAGATTTTGCTGTCTAATTTTGGCATTAATTGCATAACAGGGGGACAAATGAATGCAGCGCTAAGTATAGAAACGACTCCTGATGCTGGAACTCAAAGGGGTTGATGTCATTCTTCATAAAGCTCACATGAGAGGCTTGAAGGTCACCACTGAACACTTATCTACTTGTATAAGAGGACAAATCAGTCTGTTGAGAGCACATGCACATCCTGTTGAAATAGttccatgataaaaaaaaaaaattaattggacaGTAATGTTGCCTTAATTCAtctactgtaaatatgaatgtgccctgcgatggattggcaaaCTGCCCAaggtttattcctgcctctcacccaatgcatgctttAGCTGAGAGGCACATACCAGTTTTCTGATACTGACTTTAGAAAGTACTTCCTAGAGTCCAGACAGCAATATGGGCATGGAATTGCAGGGGTAAATAAATGTATCAGGATCTCTGGGTTCCTTTGAGACCAAACACATCGATTGGGAAGGGTTACATTTCATATAATGCCGTATCATTTATTTAAGGCGTCAAGAAATAGACCAATAAATACAGTCATAAATTATGGAATTTTATGTGTCAAATTACACATGTTTTTATTCTAGCTATTGCTGTACTGTATAATCTTGGCATCAATAATTCTGATTCATGAGATTTGAAATTGTTGAAAAGTTGAAATTTTAGTACCCAAAATATGTTGGCCTCCTCAGTTATTATATGGTTAGTCAAGTTTGATCCAATATGGGAATTCTGGCTGTCTGCCAAAATAGGAGTCTTTAGAATATATGGAAATGCAAACTAAGAATATGCAGTATTAGGATGCCATTTCCCTGGTCTATCctgttatttttcatgttgcTTTTTTCAGCCACAAGGTGGCAGTGTATACCTGTCTGCTTTTTATCATTGCCGGGAAGACCAGTTCTATATCCATCAGCCAGGTCTGTTTATAGAAACACATAGTGCTTTGTTACCAAGTCAGCCCTTAACTGCCCACAACTTAACAGACTTGAGAGGTTCCTCTACACAGATATTGAACATTATGCACAAGCTTTGAGATACACCCCCAATTTTGAGACTGCTGTATATCTGAAAGACAAACTTTCCACTGCGGGCAGATTTTTTAATGCAAGCGCGCACTTTCCTCCTTCTGCACCTTATAATCTTCCTCCAAAAAAGTGCAAGATAGACATGCATCCTGAAATTTGACTCATATGAAATACTGTGCTCTGCCCCCTTAAAAAATGCCAATATGCACTGTAACCACTAAACTTATATTGGAATCAAAACAAATTCCCGCAAACCTTCCTCTGTTTCAATCCACCCATTTCTCAACCAAATGTATAAAACTTGGGATTCTATGATCCAGAAGCCTTGATCTGACTGTGTATATATGGTGTACATGTTGTACAAGTAGGTCagatgttctttttctttctg
Protein-coding sequences here:
- the LOC135247406 gene encoding transmembrane protein 273-like gives rise to the protein MAIHSGLCALIMIFFIDCVMIKVHGKDPNNADEKDFKYAAIGIGIGAFFSVCFVAIKLYMLRKHIFDNALSDCDSTARPSSRTVVVELKAGESLMN